Proteins from a genomic interval of Rhodothermales bacterium:
- a CDS encoding metallophosphoesterase has translation MSVFRTTGQAVAALAVLLVVWAGIIEPRYLLDVNEFDAPLPGLTQDWEGQEVALLADFQVGMWLDNKGMVSKAVREIIDRDVEVALIAGDFMYRPDSSRILEAVELVKPLPEAGVQTFAVLGNHDYSLMKEKSDARPDLAGYLEQVLEQEGIQVLKNQAARVAIEDSSPLYVVGIGSVWAHHAHPATALEQVPEGAPRIVLMHNAEAFEDVPAGTAPLALAGHTHGGQIRLPMLKSTSWLDIVGKEEVVADGWASEEQTPEGNNLYVNRGIGFSNLPVRLFTRPELTIFRLRPEQTFSMR, from the coding sequence ATGTCTGTATTCAGGACTACCGGCCAGGCTGTCGCGGCCCTGGCCGTCCTGCTCGTTGTGTGGGCAGGTATCATCGAGCCGCGCTATCTGTTGGACGTTAATGAGTTCGATGCGCCGTTACCCGGCCTGACGCAGGACTGGGAAGGTCAGGAGGTGGCCCTGCTCGCTGATTTCCAGGTAGGCATGTGGCTGGACAACAAGGGCATGGTGAGCAAGGCGGTCCGAGAGATCATCGACCGCGACGTGGAGGTCGCGCTCATCGCCGGAGACTTCATGTATCGGCCCGACTCCAGCAGGATACTCGAGGCCGTCGAGCTGGTGAAGCCGCTGCCGGAGGCCGGAGTGCAGACGTTCGCGGTTCTCGGCAATCATGACTACTCGCTGATGAAGGAGAAGAGTGACGCACGCCCGGATCTGGCCGGCTACCTGGAGCAGGTCCTTGAGCAAGAGGGTATCCAGGTGCTCAAGAATCAGGCGGCCCGGGTGGCCATTGAGGACTCGTCCCCGCTGTATGTGGTCGGCATCGGCTCAGTGTGGGCGCATCATGCGCACCCGGCCACGGCCCTGGAGCAGGTGCCCGAGGGAGCTCCACGCATCGTATTGATGCACAATGCCGAGGCATTTGAAGACGTGCCCGCGGGTACAGCGCCACTGGCCCTGGCCGGCCACACGCACGGGGGGCAGATACGCCTGCCGATGTTGAAGTCCACCAGCTGGCTGGACATTGTCGGAAAGGAAGAGGTGGTTGCAGACGGATGGGCATCAGAGGAGCAGACCCCCGAAGGCAACAACCTGTATGTGAACCGCGGCATCGGGTTCAGCAACCTCCCTGTGAGGCTGTTCACCCGACCCGAGTTGACCATATTCAGACTCCGGCCTGAGCAAACATTCTCCATGCGATAG
- a CDS encoding OsmC family protein has product MATYGAEVHWERKGESFADNRYSRAHTWRFDGGQTVPASASPHIVPFPMSDPAAVDPEEAFVASLASCHMLFFLSFAARDGWTVESYTDDARGTMENGPEGMWMSRVELRPLVRFEGTQPSSREIDDLHHRSHAACFLARSVRSEIRLTPR; this is encoded by the coding sequence ATGGCCACATACGGGGCCGAAGTACACTGGGAACGCAAGGGGGAATCATTCGCGGATAACCGGTACAGCCGGGCACACACCTGGCGCTTTGATGGCGGACAAACGGTGCCCGCGTCTGCCTCTCCGCACATCGTGCCATTCCCCATGTCGGATCCGGCGGCCGTCGATCCCGAAGAGGCATTCGTGGCCTCTCTGGCAAGCTGCCACATGCTCTTCTTTCTCTCCTTTGCGGCTCGGGACGGCTGGACGGTCGAGAGCTACACCGATGACGCCCGTGGCACCATGGAGAATGGCCCCGAGGGGATGTGGATGAGTCGCGTGGAGCTGCGACCGCTCGTTCGGTTCGAAGGCACGCAGCCTTCCTCGCGCGAAATAGACGACCTCCACCATCGTAGTCATGCGGCGTGCTTCCTGGCCAGGTCCGTTCGTTCGGAGATTCGACTGACGCCGCGATGA
- a CDS encoding Gfo/Idh/MocA family oxidoreductase: protein MPLNRKLRYGMVGGGPGAFIGAVHRMAAALDGEMELVAGAFSSNPEKSQAQGKALHLDPSRVYGTFAEMAKQEAARDDGIDFVSIVTPNHVHFPAAKAFIEAGIHVVCDKPMTNTLEDAEELCRLVAKHRVVFALTHNYTGYPMVKQARAMVADGSLGTLRKVVVEYPQGWLSELIEAEGQKQAAWRTDPTRAGVSSAMGDIGSHAENLARYITGLDMAEMHADLGTVVEGRLLEDDGNVLVHYDQGVRGILYASQISVGEENNLRIRVYGSKASLEWKQEHPNWLHVRYQDRPEEVFKRGNPYLSESAAHATRIPSGHPEAFLEAFANIYRNAGRTIAARIAGEEPNPLDLDFPTVQDGARGVHFIHTAVKSSRERAWVDASYSPPA from the coding sequence ATGCCTCTGAACAGAAAACTGCGCTACGGGATGGTCGGTGGCGGCCCAGGCGCCTTCATCGGCGCGGTGCACCGCATGGCGGCCGCTCTGGACGGCGAGATGGAGCTCGTTGCCGGGGCCTTTTCGTCCAACCCCGAGAAGTCGCAGGCTCAGGGCAAGGCTCTTCACCTGGATCCGTCCCGGGTCTACGGGACCTTCGCCGAGATGGCGAAGCAGGAAGCGGCTCGTGATGACGGCATCGACTTTGTCTCCATCGTGACACCAAACCACGTGCACTTCCCGGCGGCGAAAGCATTCATAGAAGCCGGCATTCATGTGGTCTGTGACAAGCCCATGACGAACACGCTCGAGGACGCGGAGGAACTCTGCCGACTGGTGGCGAAGCATCGTGTCGTGTTTGCCCTGACCCACAACTACACCGGCTACCCGATGGTCAAGCAGGCCAGGGCGATGGTTGCCGATGGCTCGCTGGGCACGCTGCGCAAAGTGGTCGTCGAGTATCCGCAAGGGTGGCTCTCCGAGCTCATCGAAGCCGAAGGGCAAAAGCAGGCCGCCTGGCGCACGGACCCGACGCGAGCGGGTGTTTCTTCCGCCATGGGCGACATAGGCTCGCACGCCGAGAACCTGGCGCGCTACATCACAGGCCTGGACATGGCCGAGATGCATGCGGATCTCGGCACGGTGGTCGAGGGCAGGCTGCTTGAGGACGACGGCAACGTGCTGGTACACTATGACCAGGGCGTGCGGGGCATTCTTTACGCGTCGCAGATCTCCGTGGGCGAAGAAAACAACCTGCGCATTCGGGTCTACGGATCGAAGGCTTCGCTGGAATGGAAGCAGGAGCACCCCAACTGGCTCCATGTGCGCTATCAGGACCGTCCCGAAGAAGTCTTCAAGCGCGGCAATCCGTACCTGAGCGAAAGTGCCGCACACGCTACCCGCATCCCCTCGGGCCATCCGGAAGCGTTTCTGGAAGCATTCGCCAACATCTACCGGAACGCCGGTCGCACGATCGCGGCCCGCATAGCCGGTGAAGAACCAAACCCGCTGGACCTGGACTTCCCGACCGTGCAGGACGGGGCCCGCGGCGTGCATTTCATCCACACGGCCGTGAAGAGCAGTCGCGAGCGCGCCTGGGTCGACGCGTCCTACAGTCCTCCCGCCTGA
- a CDS encoding VOC family protein: MKIRELMEAAWAARREGNTPLAGELLKQAETLGRRDDSPLLSAVITRQAHLAEDEGRSRERLRLAEEAVREARRHGQPTAVAHALRHHAQALADENPDAARTPSEEALQLYDDHDPGSPDHANALRAGAIIQAACGQVRAAIRLWLRARALYGGFGVSAGVQEADHHLHALTVLRVDHLIFFAPNLKSGSSRVAELLGCKPRVGGRHPAFGTHNALLSLGDTCYFEVIAPDPDLAAPQRGRLTDRWHRPGIASWCVASDQLVEDAHGSVVPLGETQTGRRQRPDGSELVWSMTDIFADRMGGSVPFLIDWGDSRHPGADAPPAGELQALRLGHPNPDVLREALHRIDIAPPVEPSSEAFLEATIRLPDGTQVTLR; encoded by the coding sequence ATGAAAATCAGGGAACTGATGGAAGCCGCATGGGCGGCCAGGAGGGAGGGGAATACCCCGCTTGCCGGGGAGCTCCTGAAACAGGCGGAGACGTTGGGGCGCCGCGACGATTCTCCACTGCTTTCCGCAGTCATCACACGGCAAGCGCATCTGGCTGAAGACGAAGGCCGGAGTCGCGAGCGGTTGAGGCTGGCGGAGGAGGCCGTTCGCGAAGCCCGTCGACACGGTCAACCAACCGCGGTCGCGCATGCCCTTCGGCACCATGCGCAGGCGCTCGCGGACGAGAATCCGGACGCTGCGAGAACGCCTTCGGAAGAGGCGCTGCAGCTGTACGACGACCACGACCCAGGATCGCCCGACCACGCAAACGCATTGCGGGCCGGGGCGATCATTCAGGCGGCTTGCGGACAAGTGCGTGCGGCCATCCGGCTCTGGCTGCGGGCCCGGGCGCTGTACGGCGGCTTTGGCGTGTCGGCGGGAGTTCAGGAGGCGGATCACCACCTTCATGCCCTGACAGTGCTTCGGGTCGACCACCTGATATTCTTTGCCCCGAACCTGAAGTCAGGATCGTCGCGCGTCGCAGAGCTCCTCGGGTGCAAACCGAGGGTGGGCGGACGTCACCCGGCGTTCGGCACCCACAATGCGTTGCTCAGCCTGGGTGACACCTGTTATTTCGAGGTGATCGCGCCTGATCCGGATCTGGCCGCGCCGCAGCGTGGGCGGCTAACGGACCGCTGGCACCGCCCGGGCATCGCCTCGTGGTGCGTGGCATCAGACCAACTCGTCGAAGACGCCCATGGCAGCGTAGTGCCGCTGGGCGAGACACAAACAGGGCGCCGTCAGCGGCCCGACGGCAGTGAGCTCGTTTGGTCCATGACCGACATTTTCGCCGACCGCATGGGTGGCAGCGTTCCGTTCCTGATCGACTGGGGTGACTCCCGCCACCCTGGGGCCGATGCTCCTCCTGCAGGAGAACTGCAGGCGTTGCGTCTGGGGCACCCGAATCCGGACGTCTTGCGCGAAGCGCTCCACCGCATCGATATCGCGCCACCGGTCGAACCGTCTTCGGAAGCGTTTCTGGAAGCGACGATCCGGCTGCCCGACGGCACCCAGGTCACATTGCGGTGA
- a CDS encoding homocysteine S-methyltransferase family protein encodes MPRYRHALPQHGERLFLTDGGIETTLIFHDGLELPHFAAFDLLKTAEGTAALERYFRGYAGIATRLRTGLILESATWRANPDWGARLGYSEAELAQANRKAVELLVEIRESMPQELPVVLSGCIGPRADGYDPGETMTPAAAEAYHSWQIDVLAETDVDMVCALTIAYSEEAIGMARAARKANMPIALAFTVETNGRLPTGQSLEEAVAEVDAATRNWPEYYMINCAHPTHFEFVLDVAKPWTSRLKGVRANASMRSHAELNAADRLDTGNPAVLAVEHAALKRRLPGLTVFGGCCGTDCRHVEQIALACGPLFETVEA; translated from the coding sequence ATGCCCCGCTATCGGCACGCGCTACCGCAGCATGGTGAGCGACTGTTCCTCACCGACGGTGGCATCGAGACCACGCTCATCTTCCATGACGGGCTCGAGTTGCCGCACTTCGCGGCCTTCGACCTGCTCAAAACCGCGGAAGGAACCGCAGCGCTGGAACGCTACTTCCGCGGCTATGCCGGCATCGCAACCCGACTGCGCACGGGACTGATTCTGGAGTCAGCCACCTGGCGAGCCAATCCCGACTGGGGCGCGCGCCTTGGGTACTCGGAGGCCGAGCTCGCCCAAGCGAACCGAAAAGCCGTCGAACTGCTGGTCGAAATCAGGGAGAGCATGCCGCAGGAACTGCCGGTAGTGCTCAGTGGGTGCATCGGGCCCCGGGCTGACGGGTACGATCCCGGAGAGACCATGACGCCCGCGGCTGCCGAGGCCTACCACAGTTGGCAGATCGACGTATTGGCCGAAACAGACGTGGACATGGTCTGCGCCCTCACGATCGCCTACAGCGAAGAGGCCATCGGCATGGCACGCGCCGCCCGGAAGGCCAACATGCCCATCGCCCTCGCATTTACCGTGGAGACCAACGGCAGGCTGCCGACTGGGCAGTCCCTGGAAGAGGCCGTGGCCGAGGTGGACGCGGCGACCCGAAACTGGCCGGAGTACTACATGATCAACTGCGCACACCCGACCCACTTCGAGTTCGTACTGGATGTGGCAAAGCCATGGACCAGTCGATTGAAGGGAGTGCGGGCCAACGCCTCGATGCGGAGCCACGCCGAACTGAATGCCGCCGATCGTTTGGACACCGGAAACCCGGCCGTGCTGGCGGTGGAGCACGCGGCGCTCAAGCGCAGACTGCCTGGACTTACGGTGTTCGGCGGGTGCTGTGGCACGGACTGCCGGCACGTGGAGCAGATTGCTCTGGCTTGTGGGCCGTTGTTTGAGACCGTAGAGGCGTAG
- a CDS encoding Rieske 2Fe-2S domain-containing protein yields MEAPRRTEVARFSELEDRQPAYALVAGVDLVVTRFDDEVSVLYGRCLHRGALLSDGYVDGDNLICGLHNWDYRLATGVSEYNNEEALRRFSTVIENDVVYVDEAEIEAWRVDHPQPFDRDAYLGLYQDPHGAPEEPFNRHIQTLARDGLSKTGHHGPVSAMGVPLTELPRWSDIQILTGQLARRPLLDHADVGTETVIGPGAAKPLRLGIPLFVSDMSFGALSEEAKVALSRGAELAGTGICSGEGGMLPEEQAANNRYFYELASGKFGWDLAKVARCQAFHFKGGQGAKTGTGGHLPGEKVVGKIAEVRGLDPGQPAVSPAVFPDLETVEDFKSVAADVRRVSGGIPVGFKLSAQHIEDDIDFALEAGADYIILDGRGGGTGAAPEVFKQNISVPTIPALARARRHLDVRGADQVSLIITGGLRTEADFVKALALGADAVAISNAALQAIGCLGMRACHTNNCPVGIATQKDHLRQRLEVVKSAHRLKNWFDATVSLMQVLARACGHDHLGKFTGADLSTWSRDMAALSGVRFAGVGKA; encoded by the coding sequence ATGGAAGCTCCAAGACGGACCGAGGTTGCGCGCTTTTCTGAACTGGAAGACCGACAGCCCGCCTATGCATTGGTTGCAGGAGTGGATCTGGTCGTGACCCGCTTTGACGATGAGGTCTCCGTGTTGTACGGGCGCTGTCTGCATCGGGGGGCCTTGCTCTCTGACGGATACGTGGACGGCGACAACCTCATCTGTGGGCTGCACAACTGGGACTACCGGTTGGCGACGGGTGTGTCGGAGTACAACAACGAAGAGGCTCTGCGGCGATTCTCGACAGTGATCGAGAACGATGTGGTCTACGTAGACGAAGCCGAAATTGAGGCGTGGCGGGTTGACCATCCCCAGCCTTTCGACAGGGATGCGTATCTGGGTCTCTATCAGGATCCCCACGGCGCGCCGGAGGAACCGTTCAATCGTCACATTCAGACGCTGGCGCGGGACGGGCTGTCGAAAACTGGCCACCACGGACCGGTCTCGGCGATGGGTGTGCCGCTTACCGAGCTGCCCCGCTGGTCCGACATCCAGATCCTGACCGGGCAGTTGGCCCGTCGGCCCCTGTTGGACCATGCGGACGTCGGCACGGAAACCGTTATTGGGCCTGGTGCCGCAAAACCGTTGCGGCTGGGCATTCCGCTGTTCGTCTCGGACATGAGTTTCGGCGCGCTTAGCGAGGAGGCCAAAGTGGCGCTGTCCCGCGGCGCTGAGCTTGCCGGCACGGGTATCTGTTCGGGCGAGGGAGGCATGCTGCCGGAGGAGCAGGCGGCAAACAATCGCTACTTCTACGAACTCGCCTCCGGGAAATTCGGCTGGGACCTCGCCAAGGTCGCCCGATGCCAGGCCTTCCATTTCAAGGGCGGGCAGGGCGCCAAAACCGGTACGGGCGGCCACCTTCCAGGTGAGAAGGTCGTGGGCAAGATCGCGGAGGTGCGCGGCCTCGACCCCGGCCAGCCGGCGGTAAGTCCGGCCGTGTTTCCTGATCTGGAGACCGTGGAGGACTTCAAGTCGGTTGCGGCCGACGTACGGCGGGTCTCGGGCGGAATCCCGGTAGGCTTCAAGTTGTCCGCGCAGCACATTGAGGATGACATCGACTTTGCCCTGGAGGCCGGGGCGGACTATATCATCCTGGACGGCCGCGGTGGTGGCACGGGGGCCGCGCCCGAGGTGTTCAAGCAAAACATCTCGGTCCCGACGATTCCGGCCCTGGCCCGGGCACGCCGTCATCTGGACGTGCGAGGGGCCGACCAGGTGTCCCTGATCATCACCGGGGGTCTGCGAACCGAGGCCGACTTTGTGAAGGCGCTCGCGCTGGGGGCGGACGCGGTGGCAATCTCCAACGCGGCGCTCCAGGCGATAGGCTGCCTCGGTATGCGAGCCTGTCACACGAACAACTGCCCGGTAGGCATCGCGACGCAAAAGGATCATCTCAGGCAGCGGCTCGAGGTCGTGAAGTCAGCCCATCGTCTGAAGAACTGGTTCGACGCGACGGTTTCGCTCATGCAGGTACTGGCCCGCGCCTGCGGTCATGACCATCTGGGCAAATTCACCGGGGCCGATCTGTCCACGTGGAGTCGGGACATGGCTGCCCTTTCCGGAGTGCGCTTTGCCGGCGTAGGAAAGGCGTAG
- a CDS encoding sugar phosphate isomerase/epimerase has product MARPVTLFTGQWADLPLETLAAKASQFGYDGLELACWGDHFDVQRALQDEAYCRGRHELLADHGLKVWAVSNHLVGQAVCDLIDERHQSILPPDVWGDGDPESVRQRAAKRMQDTARAAARLGVGVVNGFTGSSIWHLLYSFPPVTPAMIEEGFADFARRWNPILDVFDEVGVRFGLEVHPTEIAFDIGSAERALAALDHREAFGFNYDPSHFGYQGVDYVGFIHRFADRIYHAHMKDVWWSPNHAEVGVFGGHTDFGDRRRFWDFRSLGRGSIDFEEVIRALNRAGYDGPLSVEWEDSGMDREHGAAEACDFVRAVDFPASEIAFDAAFAEE; this is encoded by the coding sequence ATGGCCCGTCCTGTCACTCTGTTCACCGGCCAATGGGCCGATCTACCGCTGGAAACGCTGGCCGCCAAGGCCTCCCAATTCGGTTACGACGGGCTGGAGTTGGCCTGTTGGGGCGATCACTTCGATGTCCAGCGTGCCCTGCAGGACGAGGCCTACTGCAGAGGCCGACATGAGCTGCTGGCTGATCACGGCCTGAAAGTGTGGGCCGTTTCAAATCACCTGGTCGGGCAGGCCGTCTGTGATCTCATCGACGAACGGCACCAAAGCATCCTGCCGCCCGACGTCTGGGGGGACGGGGATCCGGAGTCCGTTCGGCAGCGCGCGGCAAAGCGCATGCAGGACACGGCCCGAGCAGCCGCCAGATTGGGAGTCGGCGTGGTAAACGGCTTTACCGGCTCCAGCATCTGGCATCTGCTCTATTCGTTCCCCCCGGTCACCCCGGCCATGATTGAAGAGGGCTTCGCCGATTTCGCGAGGCGCTGGAATCCAATCCTGGATGTCTTCGACGAGGTGGGCGTGCGCTTCGGGCTCGAAGTCCACCCCACGGAGATTGCCTTCGACATCGGCAGCGCGGAGCGCGCGCTGGCCGCACTCGACCACCGGGAGGCGTTCGGTTTCAACTACGATCCCAGTCACTTCGGCTATCAGGGCGTGGACTATGTGGGTTTCATCCACCGGTTCGCTGACCGGATTTACCACGCGCACATGAAAGACGTGTGGTGGAGCCCGAACCACGCCGAGGTCGGTGTCTTCGGGGGCCACACGGATTTTGGAGACCGCAGGCGATTCTGGGATTTCCGATCGCTGGGACGAGGCTCGATCGACTTTGAAGAGGTGATTCGGGCACTCAACCGGGCCGGCTACGACGGCCCGCTCTCGGTGGAATGGGAGGACTCGGGCATGGACCGGGAGCACGGTGCCGCAGAGGCTTGCGACTTTGTGCGCGCCGTCGACTTCCCGGCATCAGAGATCGCGTTCGACGCAGCCTTCGCCGAGGAGTAG
- a CDS encoding response regulator — protein MPDAPPRVLVVDDEDDILELIRYNLESEGFVVGEARDGAEALRLAEAEPPDLIVLDVMMPRMDGLETCRRLRGHPVLKSVPIVMLTARDGEEDQVAGLDVGADIYLTKPISIPVLMSQVRATLRGSRRLEEAPDVIQVHGITIDRTRYVVEVSGQSEPLHLPRKEFELLRHFASSPGRVFSRQQLLDEVWGRDVYVVDRTVDVHVRKIREKVGEELIETIKGVGYRFRA, from the coding sequence ATGCCCGACGCACCACCACGGGTCCTCGTCGTCGACGACGAGGATGATATCCTCGAACTGATTCGATACAATCTCGAGTCGGAGGGGTTTGTCGTGGGTGAAGCGAGGGATGGGGCCGAAGCCCTTCGACTCGCGGAGGCGGAGCCGCCTGACCTGATCGTGCTCGACGTCATGATGCCACGTATGGACGGGCTCGAAACATGCCGGAGACTCAGAGGCCATCCCGTGTTGAAGTCGGTCCCGATCGTCATGTTGACGGCTCGGGATGGAGAAGAGGATCAGGTAGCCGGACTGGATGTAGGTGCCGACATCTACCTCACGAAACCGATTTCCATCCCGGTCCTCATGAGCCAGGTGCGGGCCACGCTCCGTGGATCCCGCAGGCTGGAGGAGGCGCCGGATGTCATACAGGTGCACGGCATCACGATTGACCGCACGCGGTACGTGGTGGAGGTCAGCGGGCAAAGCGAGCCGCTTCATCTCCCTCGCAAGGAATTTGAGCTACTGCGGCACTTTGCCTCCAGCCCCGGACGGGTCTTCTCGCGACAACAGCTGCTCGACGAGGTCTGGGGACGCGATGTGTACGTTGTGGATCGCACGGTGGACGTCCACGTCAGAAAGATCAGGGAGAAGGTTGGCGAAGAGCTCATTGAGACCATCAAGGGTGTCGGATACAGATTCCGGGCCTGA